From a single Myotis daubentonii chromosome 5, mMyoDau2.1, whole genome shotgun sequence genomic region:
- the FGF1 gene encoding fibroblast growth factor 1 — translation MAEGEVTTFTALTERFNLPLENYKKPKLLYCSNGGHFLRILPDGTVDGTRDRSDQHIQLQLSAESVGEVYIKSTESGQYLAMDSDGLLYGSQTPNEECLFLERLEENHYNTYTSKKHAEKNWFVGLKKNGSCKRGPRTHYGQKAILFLPLPVSSD, via the exons ATGGCTGAGGGGGAAGTCACCACGTTCACGGCCCTGACCGAGAGGTTCAATCTGCCTCTGGAGAACTACAAGAAGCCCAAGCTTCTCTACTGCAGCAACGGAGGCCACTTCCTGCGGATCCTCCCAGACGGCACCGTGGACGGGACGAGGGACAGGAGCGACCAGCACA TTCAGCTGCAGCTCAGTGCGGAAAGCGTGGGGGAGGTGTATATAAAGAGCACCGAGAGTGGCCAGTACTTGGCCATGGACTCCGACGGGCTTTTGTACGGCTCA CAAACTCCCAATGAGGAATGTTTGTTCCTGGAAAGGCTGGAGGAGAACCACTACAACACCTACACGTCCAAGAAGCATGCAGAAAAGAATTGGTTCGTTGGGCTCAAGAAGAACGGAAGCTGCAAGCGTGGTCCTCGGACGCATTATGGCCAGAAAGCAATCTTGTTTCTCCCCCTGCCAGTGTCCTCTGATTAA